One genomic window of Eggerthella timonensis includes the following:
- a CDS encoding stage V sporulation protein S, producing the protein MPTSEHKPDVGCLKVSSKSSPASVAGAIAGMVKDGVSVEIQAVGAGAVNQAVKAIAISRGFLSPIGIEIACVPSFADIVIDGEYRTAIRFTVDPRYTRGVAQPLSDDSHRSAPETR; encoded by the coding sequence ATGCCCACTTCCGAACATAAGCCAGACGTTGGCTGCTTGAAGGTATCGTCGAAGTCGTCGCCCGCCTCCGTCGCCGGCGCCATCGCCGGCATGGTGAAGGACGGCGTGAGCGTCGAGATCCAGGCGGTGGGCGCCGGCGCGGTCAACCAGGCGGTCAAGGCCATCGCCATCTCCCGCGGCTTCCTGTCTCCCATCGGCATCGAGATCGCCTGCGTCCCCTCGTTCGCCGACATCGTCATCGACGGCGAATACCGCACCGCCATCCGCTTCACGGTGGATCCGCGCTACACGCGCGGCGTCGCTCAGCCTCTGAGCGACGATTCCCACCGCTCCGCCCCCGAGACCCGCTGA
- a CDS encoding ATP-binding protein, giving the protein MADEALEAFIENVCGDSHLRVEADLGDGFVRLKSAEAERRQAAHDIRSTEDIVIEMLRNARDAHAKSIFLAVSREGQRRRLVMIDDGDGVPAAMHERIFEPRVTSKLDSMHMDKWGVHGRGMALYSIAVNAETARVVASDAGKGAALVVETDLDRLGEKADQSSFPVFERTESGSIAVRGPKNILRTACEFAIECRHDCTVYLGSLTDIAATLYAFGLSSLTSAMRAFCTDASELPVAKRLSVAVDPAGFAEEAEALGLALSERSARRILDGEIAPVDALVNRVRIEGDPEPRPSSRPSKAPAADARGLKIAPDDLDAFSQRIARAFSELARDYYLEPEVKPDVRVGKDGVRIHIPIEKLR; this is encoded by the coding sequence GTGGCCGACGAAGCGCTCGAAGCCTTCATAGAGAACGTATGCGGCGATAGCCATCTCCGGGTCGAGGCCGACCTCGGGGATGGCTTCGTCCGTTTGAAGAGCGCCGAAGCCGAGCGTCGGCAAGCGGCGCACGACATCCGCTCCACCGAGGACATCGTCATCGAGATGCTGCGCAACGCGCGCGACGCGCACGCGAAGAGCATCTTCCTCGCCGTGTCCCGCGAGGGGCAGCGTCGTCGGCTCGTCATGATCGACGACGGCGACGGCGTGCCCGCCGCCATGCACGAGCGCATCTTCGAGCCGCGCGTCACGTCCAAGCTCGACAGCATGCACATGGACAAATGGGGCGTCCACGGCCGCGGCATGGCGCTGTACTCCATCGCGGTCAACGCCGAGACGGCGCGCGTCGTCGCCTCGGACGCGGGAAAGGGCGCCGCGCTCGTCGTGGAGACCGACCTCGACCGCCTCGGCGAGAAGGCCGACCAGTCGAGCTTCCCCGTGTTCGAGCGCACCGAATCGGGGAGCATCGCCGTGCGCGGGCCGAAGAACATCCTGCGAACCGCCTGCGAGTTCGCCATCGAGTGCCGCCACGACTGTACCGTGTACCTCGGCTCGCTCACCGACATCGCGGCGACGCTCTACGCCTTCGGGCTCTCCTCGCTCACCTCGGCCATGCGCGCGTTCTGCACCGACGCCTCCGAGCTGCCGGTGGCCAAGCGCCTGTCCGTGGCCGTGGATCCCGCCGGCTTCGCCGAGGAGGCCGAGGCGCTCGGCCTGGCTCTGTCGGAGCGCTCGGCCCGCCGCATCTTGGACGGCGAGATCGCCCCGGTCGACGCGCTGGTGAACCGCGTGCGCATCGAGGGGGACCCCGAGCCGCGCCCGAGCTCTCGTCCGTCGAAAGCGCCGGCAGCCGACGCTCGCGGGCTCAAGATCGCGCCGGACGACCTGGATGCGTTCTCCCAGCGCATCGCGCGCGCGTTTTCCGAGCTTGCCCGCGACTACTACTTGGAGCCCGAGGTGAAGCCAGACGTGCGCGTGGGCAAGGACGGCGTGCGCATCCACATCCCCATCGAGAAGCTACGGTGA
- the rny gene encoding ribonuclease Y, with amino-acid sequence MPEFIWLIIGAVVGIALGFVVTRYLVNASTKRAAQEAESVVNDAKRQAETLRREAIIEAKDEALKLKQEAQAESKERLREVRSAENRISQREESLDRRVESLDAREHQISSMQGQLERRERDLDEAAQEVSYRLERVAGMTPDEAKAELLDTLKDEVTHESAAIIRDAEARAKAEADKKARSILSLAIQRVAADHSAETTVSAIHIPSDDLKGRIIGREGRNIRSFEQLTGTNLIIDDTPECVTISCFDPVRREIGRVTMENLVADGRIHPARIEEMFGKAEAFVNQRVQEAGEQATFDTGIHDLHPELVRTLGRLRYRTSYGQNVLNHSLEVAYLSGVMASELGLDPIPAKRAGLLHDLGKAVDHEVEGSHAVIGADLARRFGERAEIVHAIEAHHNDVEPSSVLAVLVQAADAVSAARPGARKETLDAYVKRLEKLEEIASSYKGVERTYAIQAGREVRVMVEPDTVDEAATTVLAHDIAQRIENEMQYPGQVKVVVIRESRAVGVAK; translated from the coding sequence ATGCCCGAATTCATCTGGCTGATCATCGGAGCCGTCGTCGGCATCGCCCTCGGCTTCGTCGTCACCCGCTACCTGGTCAACGCGTCCACGAAGCGCGCGGCGCAGGAGGCCGAATCCGTGGTGAACGACGCGAAACGACAAGCCGAAACGCTGCGCCGAGAGGCCATCATCGAAGCGAAGGACGAAGCGCTCAAGCTGAAGCAGGAGGCGCAGGCCGAGAGCAAGGAGCGCCTGCGCGAAGTGCGTTCCGCCGAGAACCGCATCTCGCAGCGCGAGGAATCGCTCGACCGCCGCGTGGAGTCGCTCGACGCCCGCGAGCATCAGATCTCGTCCATGCAGGGCCAGCTCGAACGTCGCGAGCGCGATCTCGACGAGGCCGCGCAGGAAGTGAGCTACCGCCTCGAGCGCGTCGCCGGCATGACGCCGGACGAGGCGAAGGCGGAGCTGCTCGACACGCTCAAGGACGAGGTGACGCACGAGTCCGCGGCCATCATCCGCGATGCCGAGGCCCGCGCGAAGGCCGAAGCCGACAAGAAGGCCCGCTCGATCCTCAGCCTGGCCATCCAGCGCGTCGCGGCGGACCACTCGGCCGAGACCACCGTGTCCGCCATCCACATCCCCTCCGACGACCTCAAGGGCCGCATCATCGGCCGCGAGGGCCGCAACATCCGCTCGTTCGAGCAGCTGACCGGCACGAACCTCATCATCGACGACACCCCGGAGTGCGTGACCATCTCGTGCTTCGACCCGGTGCGCCGCGAGATCGGCCGCGTGACGATGGAGAACCTCGTGGCCGACGGCCGCATCCATCCGGCGCGCATCGAGGAGATGTTCGGCAAGGCCGAGGCGTTCGTGAACCAGCGCGTCCAGGAAGCGGGCGAGCAGGCCACGTTCGACACCGGCATCCACGACCTGCACCCCGAGCTCGTGCGCACGCTCGGCCGCCTGCGCTACCGCACCTCGTACGGCCAGAACGTGCTGAACCATTCGCTCGAAGTGGCCTACCTCTCGGGCGTCATGGCGTCCGAGCTGGGGCTCGACCCCATCCCGGCCAAACGCGCCGGCCTGCTGCACGACCTCGGCAAGGCGGTCGATCACGAGGTGGAGGGCAGCCATGCCGTCATCGGCGCCGATCTGGCCCGTCGCTTCGGCGAGCGTGCCGAGATCGTCCATGCCATCGAAGCGCACCACAACGACGTGGAGCCGTCCAGCGTGCTGGCCGTGCTCGTGCAGGCGGCCGACGCCGTGTCCGCGGCGCGCCCCGGCGCCCGCAAGGAGACCCTCGACGCCTACGTGAAGCGCCTCGAGAAGCTGGAGGAGATCGCCAGCTCGTACAAGGGCGTGGAGCGGACCTACGCCATCCAGGCCGGCCGCGAGGTGCGCGTGATGGTGGAGCCCGACACGGTGGACGAGGCCGCCACCACGGTGCTCGCGCACGACATCGCGCAGCGCATCGAGAACGAGATGCAGTACCCCGGCCAGGTGAAGGTCGTGGTCATCCGCGAGAGCCGCGCGGTCGGCGTCGCGAAGTAG
- a CDS encoding regulatory protein RecX produces the protein MPESPSDLRARLRAEIAAIEQGKAPAADAAKPSRSREASDGPHARDAARGASGNHPDGPCARVKGLRFEPEEALDGADGARFADPEAAFRKIERLCLVREQASEQLRRRLARDGFEPEAVEAALSRALACGLVDDARFADVLVRSRLAQGRGKRGIAAELEGLGIDADGVDALAERDGDDAGEVERALALLDRKPPRAKNRRDAAYRRLAQKGFSSSVSSTAARLWCEAHPVEG, from the coding sequence ATGCCCGAGTCCCCGAGCGATCTCCGCGCCCGCCTGCGCGCGGAGATCGCCGCCATCGAGCAGGGCAAGGCGCCCGCCGCCGACGCCGCAAAGCCCTCCCGTTCTCGGGAGGCTTCCGACGGCCCGCACGCTCGCGACGCCGCCCGCGGCGCATCCGGCAATCACCCCGACGGCCCCTGCGCACGCGTCAAGGGCCTTCGTTTCGAGCCGGAGGAGGCCCTCGACGGCGCCGATGGCGCCCGGTTCGCCGACCCTGAGGCCGCCTTCCGCAAGATCGAGCGTCTCTGCCTCGTGCGCGAGCAGGCGAGCGAGCAGCTGCGCCGTCGCCTCGCGCGCGACGGTTTCGAGCCCGAGGCCGTCGAGGCGGCGCTTTCGCGCGCGCTGGCCTGCGGCCTCGTCGACGACGCCCGGTTCGCCGACGTGCTCGTGCGCAGCCGCCTCGCCCAGGGGCGTGGGAAGCGCGGCATCGCGGCGGAGCTCGAGGGGCTCGGCATCGACGCCGACGGCGTGGATGCGCTCGCCGAGCGGGACGGCGACGATGCGGGCGAGGTCGAGCGCGCCCTCGCGCTGCTCGACCGCAAGCCGCCGCGGGCGAAGAACCGACGCGATGCCGCCTACCGTCGCCTCGCCCAGAAGGGCTTCAGCTCCTCGGTGTCGTCGACGGCCGCCCGACTCTGGTGCGAAGCGCATCCCGTCGAGGGGTAG
- the recA gene encoding recombinase RecA — MNEEKSKMLKLTTDQIETKFGKGSIMKFGEGGHDLNIGVIPTGALPLDAALGIGGVPRGRIVEVYGPESSGKTTLALQIIAEAQAMGGIVAFIDAEHALDPVYAARLGVDIDEVLISQPDTGEQALEICDMLVRSGAIDAVVVDSVAALVPRAEIEGEIGDTTVGLQARLMSQALRKLAGSLSKSNTTCIFINQLREKIGVMFGNPETTTGGRALKFFSSVRIDIRRIDSIKKDGEIVGNRVRAKVVKNKVAPPFRQAEFDLMYGEGISREGCIVDMAVEAGVAKKSGAWYTYGEERLGQGREAAKQTLKENPDLRDELETKVREAFEIPIITRSTEEANALTPVAKPTKKK; from the coding sequence ATGAACGAAGAAAAATCGAAGATGCTCAAGCTGACCACCGATCAGATCGAGACCAAGTTCGGCAAGGGCTCCATCATGAAGTTCGGCGAGGGCGGTCACGACCTCAACATCGGGGTCATCCCGACCGGCGCGCTGCCGCTCGACGCGGCACTCGGCATCGGCGGCGTTCCGCGCGGGCGCATCGTGGAGGTGTACGGCCCCGAGTCGAGCGGCAAGACCACGCTCGCGCTCCAGATCATCGCCGAGGCGCAGGCCATGGGCGGCATCGTGGCCTTCATCGACGCCGAGCACGCGCTTGACCCCGTGTACGCCGCGCGCTTGGGCGTCGACATCGACGAGGTGCTCATCTCGCAGCCCGACACCGGCGAGCAGGCGCTCGAGATCTGCGACATGCTCGTGCGCTCGGGCGCCATCGACGCCGTCGTGGTCGACTCCGTGGCCGCGCTCGTGCCCCGCGCCGAGATCGAGGGCGAGATCGGCGACACCACGGTGGGTTTGCAGGCGCGCCTCATGTCCCAGGCCTTGCGCAAGCTGGCCGGGTCGCTGTCGAAGTCGAACACCACGTGCATCTTCATCAACCAGCTGCGCGAGAAGATCGGCGTCATGTTCGGCAACCCCGAGACCACGACGGGCGGCCGCGCCCTCAAGTTCTTCTCGAGCGTGCGCATCGACATCCGCCGCATCGACTCCATCAAGAAGGACGGCGAGATCGTGGGCAACCGCGTGCGCGCCAAGGTGGTCAAGAACAAGGTGGCCCCGCCGTTCCGCCAGGCCGAGTTCGACCTCATGTACGGCGAGGGCATCTCGCGCGAAGGCTGCATCGTCGACATGGCCGTCGAGGCCGGCGTGGCCAAGAAGAGCGGCGCGTGGTACACCTACGGCGAGGAGCGCTTGGGCCAAGGGCGCGAAGCGGCGAAGCAGACGCTCAAGGAGAACCCCGATTTGCGCGACGAGCTGGAGACGAAGGTGCGCGAGGCCTTCGAGATCCCCATCATCACGCGCTCGACCGAGGAGGCCAACGCACTCACTCCGGTCGCCAAGCCGACGAAGAAGAAGTAG
- the pgsA gene encoding CDP-diacylglycerol--glycerol-3-phosphate 3-phosphatidyltransferase: MAQGPVHEKLWTPANVVTLLRICLVPVFVVAIISPWPEYFPFWPDAEASKSWIAAGIFILLAATDGLDGYLARSRGEVTNFGKFIDPLADKILVAAALLALIELGVLPSWVALVILTREFIVSGIRMVAASQGVVIAASWYGKAKTVTQIIAIVLFIVKDSVVITDPQGVLHNPLYLVSWAVMLVAVALTIVSMLDYFVKAKEILGFTPSGKRAKRAAKVAESAAAEADAADGSAVRALDAEEAASIAPEALDELAGRVLEAARAAGKTIGAAESLTGGLIAATLTDVPGSSDVVRGGIVSYSSDVKRDVLGVGRETLALCGAVSEETASAMAEGARRTLACDVAVSVTGIAGPGGAEPGKPVGTVWIGRADAALTCARCCHFPGTRDEVRLLTVRAALEFALEALETR; encoded by the coding sequence ATGGCGCAAGGTCCCGTCCACGAGAAGCTGTGGACGCCGGCGAACGTGGTGACGCTCTTGCGCATCTGCCTCGTGCCGGTGTTCGTGGTGGCCATCATCAGCCCGTGGCCCGAGTACTTCCCGTTCTGGCCCGACGCCGAGGCGTCGAAATCGTGGATCGCCGCCGGCATCTTCATCCTGCTGGCCGCCACCGACGGCCTCGACGGGTACCTGGCCCGCAGCCGCGGCGAAGTGACGAACTTCGGCAAGTTCATCGACCCGCTGGCCGACAAGATCCTCGTGGCGGCCGCGCTGCTCGCGCTCATCGAGCTGGGCGTGCTGCCCTCGTGGGTGGCGCTCGTCATACTCACGCGCGAGTTCATCGTCTCGGGCATACGCATGGTGGCGGCCAGCCAGGGCGTGGTCATCGCGGCCAGCTGGTACGGCAAGGCGAAGACCGTCACGCAGATCATCGCCATCGTGCTGTTCATCGTCAAGGACAGCGTGGTCATCACCGACCCGCAAGGCGTGCTGCACAACCCGCTGTACCTCGTGTCGTGGGCGGTCATGCTCGTGGCGGTGGCGCTCACCATCGTCTCGATGCTCGACTACTTCGTGAAGGCGAAGGAGATCCTCGGGTTCACGCCGTCGGGTAAGCGCGCGAAGCGCGCGGCGAAGGTTGCCGAGAGCGCGGCGGCGGAAGCGGATGCGGCCGACGGGTCGGCGGTGCGCGCGCTCGACGCCGAGGAGGCTGCGAGCATCGCGCCCGAGGCGCTCGACGAGCTGGCCGGGCGCGTGCTGGAGGCAGCCCGCGCGGCGGGGAAGACCATCGGCGCGGCCGAGAGCCTCACGGGCGGCCTCATCGCCGCGACGCTCACCGACGTTCCGGGCAGCTCGGACGTCGTGCGCGGCGGCATCGTCAGCTACTCGTCCGATGTGAAGCGCGACGTGCTGGGCGTGGGCCGCGAGACGCTCGCCTTGTGCGGCGCGGTCAGCGAGGAGACGGCGAGCGCCATGGCGGAGGGCGCCCGGCGCACGCTCGCGTGCGACGTGGCCGTGTCGGTGACGGGCATCGCCGGGCCGGGCGGGGCCGAGCCGGGCAAGCCGGTGGGCACCGTGTGGATCGGCCGCGCGGATGCGGCTCTCACCTGCGCACGCTGCTGCCATTTCCCCGGAACGCGCGACGAGGTTCGCCTGCTCACCGTGCGCGCGGCGCTCGAGTTCGCGCTCGAGGCGCTGGAAACGCGCTAG
- the rimO gene encoding 30S ribosomal protein S12 methylthiotransferase RimO — MERSSDAALAAPRVAFVTLGCAKNEADTARMRARLVQAGFSIEDDPACADAVVVNTCSFIQSATEESLEAIFDVAGLPNVAAGAALIVAGCMPARYGDDLAGELVEARAFVPCSREDDIAAVAAEALGLDELPARDAEAPVVLPGSVSAYVKISDGCDRFCTYCTIPYIRGRYRSFPLDDVRADVAAQVEAGAREIVLIAQDTGRWGADFEEPSSLARLLSALAEQFPQTWFRVMYIQPEGLTDELLDAVAAHANVCDYFDIPLQHVDAGILRAMNRTGSREEFMALVERVLAHVPGATLRTTLIAGFPGETDEQFEDLCSFVEEGLFDYVGVFPYSREEGTRAYDLPDQVDEDEKADRAQRLRDLADAVCCPRIAARVGREMDVLVEGFEEDGQLFGRAMCQAPEVDGVTYLAAGEPGEVRRVRIADTLLYEMEGE; from the coding sequence ATGGAACGCTCATCTGACGCGGCGCTCGCTGCGCCCCGCGTCGCCTTCGTCACGCTGGGGTGCGCGAAGAACGAGGCGGACACGGCTCGCATGCGCGCGCGGCTCGTGCAGGCCGGCTTTTCGATCGAGGACGATCCGGCCTGCGCCGACGCCGTGGTGGTGAACACCTGCTCGTTCATCCAGAGCGCCACGGAGGAGAGCCTCGAGGCCATCTTCGACGTTGCGGGGCTGCCCAACGTGGCGGCAGGGGCGGCGCTCATCGTGGCCGGCTGCATGCCTGCGCGCTACGGCGACGACCTGGCGGGCGAGCTCGTCGAGGCGCGCGCGTTCGTGCCGTGCAGCCGCGAGGACGACATCGCCGCCGTCGCGGCCGAGGCGCTGGGGCTCGACGAGCTCCCCGCGAGAGACGCCGAGGCGCCTGTTGTCCTGCCGGGCTCCGTGTCGGCCTACGTGAAGATCTCCGACGGCTGCGACCGCTTCTGCACGTACTGCACCATTCCCTACATCCGCGGGCGCTACCGCAGCTTCCCGCTCGACGACGTGCGCGCCGACGTGGCCGCTCAGGTGGAGGCCGGCGCGCGCGAGATCGTGCTCATCGCCCAGGACACGGGGCGCTGGGGCGCCGACTTCGAGGAGCCGTCGTCTTTGGCGAGGCTTCTGTCGGCCTTGGCCGAGCAGTTCCCGCAGACGTGGTTCCGCGTCATGTACATACAGCCGGAGGGCCTCACCGACGAGCTGCTCGACGCCGTGGCCGCGCACGCGAACGTGTGCGATTACTTCGACATCCCGCTGCAGCACGTCGACGCGGGCATCCTGCGCGCTATGAACCGCACGGGCTCGCGCGAGGAGTTCATGGCCCTCGTCGAGCGCGTGCTCGCGCACGTGCCGGGCGCCACGCTGCGCACGACGCTCATCGCGGGCTTCCCCGGCGAAACCGACGAGCAGTTCGAGGATCTGTGCTCCTTCGTGGAGGAGGGGCTGTTCGACTACGTGGGCGTGTTCCCGTACTCGCGCGAGGAGGGCACGCGCGCTTACGACCTGCCCGACCAGGTTGACGAGGACGAGAAGGCCGACCGCGCCCAGCGCTTGCGCGACCTGGCCGACGCCGTGTGCTGCCCGCGCATCGCCGCGCGCGTCGGGCGCGAGATGGACGTGCTCGTGGAGGGGTTCGAGGAGGACGGCCAGCTGTTCGGGCGCGCCATGTGCCAGGCGCCCGAGGTGGACGGCGTCACCTACCTCGCCGCAGGCGAGCCGGGCGAGGTGCGGCGCGTTCGCATCGCCGACACGCTGCTCTACGAGATGGAAGGGGAGTGA
- a CDS encoding YajQ family cyclic di-GMP-binding protein, whose amino-acid sequence MAKESSFDVVSTVDMQEVDNAFQQAKKELAQRYDLKDSGAEITLDKASKTMTVAAPADFVAKQVIDVIGSKLIRRGIDLAAVQWAEPEAAAGQSVRQKATIVEGIEKDVASKINKDIKAEKFKVKVQIEGDKLRVSSPSRDALQEVIAFLKGNDYGQPLQFVNYR is encoded by the coding sequence ATGGCCAAGGAATCCAGCTTCGACGTCGTGTCCACGGTCGACATGCAGGAGGTGGACAACGCCTTCCAGCAGGCGAAGAAGGAGCTCGCCCAGCGCTACGACCTGAAGGATTCGGGGGCCGAGATAACGCTGGACAAGGCGAGCAAGACCATGACGGTGGCGGCGCCGGCAGACTTCGTGGCCAAGCAGGTCATCGACGTCATCGGCTCGAAGCTCATCCGCCGCGGGATCGACCTCGCCGCCGTGCAGTGGGCCGAGCCCGAGGCGGCCGCCGGCCAGAGCGTGCGCCAGAAGGCCACCATCGTCGAGGGTATCGAGAAGGACGTCGCCAGCAAGATCAACAAGGACATCAAGGCCGAGAAGTTCAAGGTGAAGGTGCAGATCGAGGGCGACAAGCTGCGCGTCAGCTCGCCGTCGCGCGATGCGCTGCAGGAGGTCATCGCGTTCCTCAAGGGCAACGATTACGGCCAGCCGCTCCAGTTCGTCAACTACCGCTAG
- a CDS encoding helix-turn-helix domain-containing protein produces MAQVTFGTILREARERKGYDLATAARRLRIRPDILRAIEEDDFSRMPPRGYARNMVNAYARLVGLNPTEMTRMYLDEAYAYQVGRARNDAQPSGFDRGGSSRTARSSARQGARPAQQADERPPRQNALGRTMYDDRRDYGRDYGTRSGGAGRLYSEDRTHPSRHAALPNAEYTNFYAGPKASSVVQSKLPFIIAGGVILVLLVVVLVLVFGNNGGGSNEDMTKLPVTGLTDPTQDGSGSDGSAESAQPQPAPKETAPTSLKVTYSIAKNTPVYAVITQDGVATDQMFSGGEEDTVELTEGGTWSFAAWASDGVTITADGEAVEFDGADASGMPMATVDFDAYLEQWYEDHPDAKKKDAGDTDAAGDSDAGGAGEGSATGDGSQAT; encoded by the coding sequence GTGGCGCAGGTGACATTCGGTACCATTTTGAGAGAGGCGCGCGAGCGCAAGGGCTACGACCTCGCGACGGCCGCGCGGAGGCTCCGCATCCGCCCCGACATCCTCCGCGCCATCGAGGAGGACGACTTCTCGCGCATGCCCCCGCGCGGGTACGCGCGCAACATGGTGAACGCCTACGCGCGCCTCGTGGGCCTCAACCCCACCGAGATGACGCGCATGTACCTGGACGAGGCCTACGCCTACCAGGTGGGGCGCGCCCGCAACGACGCCCAGCCCTCGGGCTTCGATCGGGGCGGCTCGTCGCGCACCGCCCGCTCGTCTGCGCGCCAGGGCGCCCGGCCGGCCCAGCAGGCCGACGAGCGCCCGCCGCGGCAGAACGCGCTCGGGCGCACGATGTACGACGACCGGCGCGACTACGGCCGCGACTACGGCACGCGCAGCGGCGGGGCGGGGCGCCTCTACTCCGAGGACCGCACGCATCCCAGCCGCCATGCGGCGCTTCCGAACGCCGAGTACACGAACTTCTACGCAGGGCCGAAGGCCTCGAGCGTCGTGCAGTCGAAGCTGCCGTTCATCATCGCGGGCGGCGTGATCCTCGTGCTGCTCGTCGTGGTGCTCGTGCTCGTGTTCGGCAACAACGGCGGCGGCTCCAACGAGGATATGACGAAGCTGCCGGTGACGGGGCTCACCGATCCGACGCAGGACGGCAGCGGGTCGGACGGCAGCGCCGAGAGCGCCCAGCCGCAGCCCGCGCCCAAGGAGACGGCCCCGACCAGCCTGAAGGTGACGTACTCGATCGCGAAGAACACGCCCGTGTACGCCGTCATCACGCAAGACGGCGTGGCGACGGATCAGATGTTCTCGGGCGGCGAGGAGGACACGGTCGAGCTGACCGAAGGCGGCACCTGGTCGTTCGCCGCCTGGGCGAGCGACGGCGTGACCATCACCGCGGACGGCGAGGCGGTCGAGTTCGACGGCGCCGACGCGAGCGGCATGCCGATGGCCACGGTAGACTTCGACGCCTACCTCGAGCAGTGGTACGAAGACCATCCGGATGCCAAGAAGAAGGACGCGGGCGATACGGACGCCGCCGGCGACTCCGACGCGGGAGGCGCAGGCGAGGGCTCGGCGACCGGCGACGGGTCTCAAGCGACGTAG